From Candidatus Eisenbacteria bacterium, the proteins below share one genomic window:
- a CDS encoding TetR/AcrR family transcriptional regulator, whose amino-acid sequence MGAASRTKRIPAARRIAQILDHAVVLFSQKGFDRVTMQQIARRCRVTEAALYRHFRSKDAIYEAAILSLRRRLDLPAAMAEAEKANSLGDLLTAIARTILRFHREHPEMARLLMQCSLDRHRLCSRAFRDLRAPFVRYLADRLEEMIRAGRVQAVQPQITARCFIGMVSECGLSNHLWGGIQGARYGEEESIRNNVAIYVRGLTRNRPVARRPVVARSAVPRKNANVKPPGPEGPGNRWTRLGGGKRSLDRPSSRDIEGRRQR is encoded by the coding sequence ATGGGCGCTGCCAGCAGAACAAAGCGCATTCCCGCAGCGAGAAGGATCGCTCAGATCCTGGACCACGCCGTCGTTCTCTTCTCGCAGAAGGGGTTCGACAGAGTGACCATGCAGCAGATCGCCCGTCGCTGCCGCGTGACCGAGGCGGCGCTCTATCGACACTTCCGTTCGAAGGACGCGATCTACGAGGCGGCGATCCTCTCTCTCAGACGGCGTCTCGATCTGCCCGCCGCGATGGCGGAGGCCGAGAAGGCCAATAGCCTAGGAGACCTGCTGACCGCCATCGCCCGAACGATCCTGCGGTTTCATCGCGAGCATCCGGAGATGGCGCGGCTCCTGATGCAATGCTCCCTCGACCGTCACCGCCTCTGTTCCCGCGCCTTCAGGGATCTGCGCGCGCCGTTCGTCCGGTACCTGGCGGACAGACTCGAGGAGATGATCCGAGCGGGCCGCGTCCAAGCTGTCCAGCCGCAGATCACCGCCCGCTGCTTCATCGGGATGGTCTCCGAGTGCGGACTGAGCAACCATCTCTGGGGCGGAATCCAAGGCGCGAGATACGGGGAGGAGGAGAGCATCCGCAACAACGTCGCGATCTATGTCCGGGGTCTCACCCGGAACCGGCCGGTGGCTCGTCGCCCCGTCGTCGCTCGATCGGCCGTCCCCCGGAAAAACGCGAACGTCAAGCCCCCCGGACCCGAGGGACCGGGGAACCGATGGACTCGTCTCGGCGGAGGGAAGCGGTCCCTCGACCGGCCCTCCAGCCGCGACATCGAGGGAAGGAGGCAGAGATGA